One Euwallacea similis isolate ESF13 chromosome 16, ESF131.1, whole genome shotgun sequence DNA segment encodes these proteins:
- the bys gene encoding bystin, with protein sequence MGKTKKLKPSETALKVSLEQDIYNMKFVTSKNRTKVKESQEEEQFVDSTLSRKILSAARKQQRELEEDFEDAGTSNNKKTQVVKLDDGMHSDSDESAEEEDTLEQDIFYENITINEDDEKAIEKFMSHNPLPQRTLADIIMEKITQKQTELDTHFSDVGSLQLQDLDPRIKAMYEGVRDVLKKYRTGKLPKAFKIIPNLRNWEQILYITDPISWSAAAMYQGTRIFTSNLKENMAQRFFNLVLLPRVRDDLAEYKRLNFHLYQALRKALYKPGAFMKGILLPLLESGNCTLREAIIVGSVIAKNSIPMLHSSATMLKIAEMDYTGANSIFLRIFLDKKYALPYRVVDALVFHFLRFERDQRELPVLWHQAFLTFVQRYKADISTEQRDALLELLKKQHHHTITAEIRRELQHAKCRDAEDAEPKMDFD encoded by the exons ATGgggaaaactaaaaaactcAAACCGTCTGAGACGGCTTTGAAAGTGTCTTTGGAACAGGATAtttataatatgaaatttgtcACAAGCAAAAACAGAACCAAGGTGAAGGAGAGCCAAGAGGAGGAACAG TTTGTAGATTCAACTTTGTccagaaaaattttatctgCTGCCAGAAAACAACAAAGAGAATTGGAAGAAGATTTTGAAGATGCTGGAACAAGTAATAACAAGAAAACCCAAGTGGTTAAACTTGATGATGGAATGCATAGTGACTCAGATGAGAGTGCTGAAGAG GAGGATACCTTAGAACAagacatattttatgaaaatataacaattaatGAAGATGACGAAAAagcaatagaaaaattcatgaGTCACAATCCTCTTCCTCAAAGAACATTAGCTGACataattatggaaaaaattacacaGAAACAAACTGAGCTAGATACACATTTCAG tgatGTTGGTTCATTGCAATTACAAGACTTAGATCCCAGAATTAAAGCCATGTATGAAGGCGTTAGGGATGTCTTAAAAAAGTACCGTACTGGAAAACTTCCGAAAGCGTTCAAAATCATCccaaatttgagaaattgggaacaaattttgtatataacTG atCCTATCAGTTGGTCAGCCGCAGCGATGTACCAAGGAACTAGAATTTTTACCTCCAATTTGAAAGAGAATATGGCTCAAAGGTTCTTTAATTTGGTGCTTCTGCCGCGTGTAAGGGATGATCTCGCTGAATATAAAAGgttgaattttcatttgtaCCAAGCGTTGAGGAAAGCACTTTATAAACCTGGAGCGTTTATGaaag GTATTTTATTGCCTCTTCTGGAATCAGGTAACTGCACTCTTCGCGAAGCGATAATCGTCGGGTCTGTGATTGCCAAAAATTCTATACCGATGCTGCATTCATCAGCTACTATGCTCAAAATCGCTGAAATGGACTATACGGGAGCGAACTCGATATTTCTCAGAATATTCCTGgataaaaaatatgcattGCCATATCGGGTAGTAGACGCTCTAGTTTTCCACTTTTTAAG gtTTGAAAGAGATCAGCGGGAATTGCCAGTTCTATGGCATCAGGCTTTCTTAACCTTCGTGCAGAGATACAAAGCCGACATATCAACGGAGCAAAGAGACGCTTTGTTGGAGTTACTCAAAAAGCAACATCACCACACCATAACTGCCGAAATACGACGGGAGTTGCAGCACGCAAAGTGCAGAGACGCTGAAGATGCAGAGCCTAAAATGGACTTTgactaa
- the LOC136413928 gene encoding uncharacterized protein, producing the protein MVRYSTALSHIILAVTGLYCLKALSRYENPFSKVPFGLVILHSLLGIWRWGNPQYGHKIDKFYKITETFKDLLLIPSINATIWLKYNNYLSLMCSHILLSLVPIVIYFYDSRKQEVVNAFLLGNAFSLILVSYWNENFFGISTSISYVLSYFVIKQDMLSGFSCEVPTQDLLNYSMCFFVFFAVRSLIDPVY; encoded by the exons ATGGTTCGATACTCCACTGCTTTATCACACATTATTTTGGCAGTCACTGGGTTGTACTGCCTTAAAGCCCTAAGTAGATATGAGAATCCTTTTAGTAAAGTGCCATTTGGATTGGTAATTCTCCATTCTCTACTGGGCATATGGAGATGGG gtaACCCTCAATATGGCcacaaaattgataaattctataaaatcACTGAAACATTCAAAGATTTGTTACTAATTCCATCCATCAATGCAACTATATGGCTTAAgtataacaattatttaagcCTCATGTGTAGCCACATACTTCTTTCTTTAGTTCCTATagtcatatatttttatgacagTCGAAAGCAGGAAGTAGTAAATGCCTTTCTCTTAGGCAATGCATTTTCTCTGATTTTGGTTTCTTATTGGAATGAAAACTTCTTTGGAATAAGTACCTCAATATCTTATGTGTTaagttattttgttattaaacaaGATATGCTCTCAGGTTTTTCATGTGAAGTGCCCACTCAAGATCTACTTAATTATTCCAtgtgtttttttgtatttttcgcAGTGAGATCACTTATAGATCcagtttattga
- the LOC136414143 gene encoding uncharacterized protein gives MSDLLLKIKRHPKFPMAMAGLAYLLLTATSAAALSVYFTDIAGSDFWHWQLISYIIMVANGLTGFSEFFDESSFYPLRDLLDYCQLTLALPCYAAEMWIKTETGPAEIATIHAGLGIIAVLMYIVSESKRRDLTDLALFANAGSLLYIAATNTNVVILIATAIVIAGYCMYKRQEPCCMAPADKFNFAMVAFAFFSLASFDDTIIQKIRSLLWV, from the exons ATGTCTGActtacttttgaaaataaaacgcCATCCTAAGTTCCCCATGGCAATGGCGGGCCTCGCTTACTTGCTGCTAACAGCAACTAGTGCGGCAGCCCTTTCCGTATATTTCACCGATATTGCAGGCAGCGATTTCTGGCACTGGCAGCTCATCTCTTATATAATTATGGTTGCCAACGGATTGACCGGATTCAGTGAATTTT TTGACGAAAGTTCCTTCTACCCTTTGCGCGATCTTTTGGATTACTGTCAACTTACCCTGGCACTGCCCTGTTATGCCGCAGAAATGTGGATTAAGACCGAAACGGGACCTGCTGAAATCGCTACAATTCATGCGGGATTAG GAATTATCGCGGTATTGATGTATATTGTCTCGGAAAGCAAAAGGCGAGATTTAACTGACTTAGCACTATTTGCCAATGCCGGGAGTCTACTTTACATTGCAGCCACAAATACGAATGTCGTCATTTTAATAGCCACTGCAATTGTGATCGCAGG TTACTGCATGTACAAACGACAAGAACCATGCTGTATGGCCCCAGCGGACAAGTTCAATTTCGCAATGGTAGCCTTTGCGTTCTTCTCTCTTGCCTCGTTTGATGACACCATCATTCAGAAGATTAGGTCTTTATTATGGGTGTAG